Within the Zea mays cultivar B73 chromosome 10, Zm-B73-REFERENCE-NAM-5.0, whole genome shotgun sequence genome, the region ATAATAAGAAAACCATTATTTTATACAACTTAAATACTATGGATTAcgtcaaacgctcagctttttatTCTTCTATGAGAACCAATTTAGTTAAAACTGATCAAAATCAATATGAACACAATATCGACCGAATCGTTGTGCTagtagaaaaccatcactttATACATTCTAAACCTTATATACTATTTTATCTTTCTCTTCACGTAATTTCTACGATACTTAGATTTTCTCCACACCTAAATTTCTAAAGAAAGCTTTTTAGGAAAAACGCTAAAACAAACATATCAAATGTATAGGCTCACATGGGTCGACTTATTTAGCAGCGTGTCGCTGGAGGTGATGGCTCGACGACCTCATCGACAACGCCAAGGAGCTGATCAAGTTGGACGCACGCCGCCGCGACAAACCGTACCGTGGGCTCACTCGAGAGGATGTTGCTTAATACAAATGTTATACCTCCGAGGCTGTGACGATCTGCCAAAATATAGAGAAAATTTATTCAATACCATCAAAATTTATATCGATCTCTTCAATGCTATCTAAAATTATATGATTCCTTCAAAACCATTGGTTTATATTTTTTATCTCATTACCGTTACATCCCACAGTTAAGCGATGCATGTGCCCCATTTCACCGTTAAGATGGCATTGATCGCACTTGATAGTTTTAGCTTGATAATATTTtagtttttttttttaaaaaaatcgccGCTACATCAACAGCTACTCTTGTCGAGGATAAAGAAGCTAGCAAATATATGTTACTATAGAAGTTTCTAAAATGTTCTTCCACTCTACTAGCATTATTAGAATCTTGGTGGCATGGGTGTTTGGTTCTCCTGACTAAAATTTAGTTTGTGTTACATCAAATATTTGAATATCAATGAGTACTTCTTCTGTTCTAAAATAATAATTGTTTTAGCTCTTAATTTTTATATTTATATCTAAATAAATAATGATAAATCTATACACAATATAAAACACATATATTAACTATTGTATGAATCCATTAATTTATAAAAATGGATTTTAATTTATGAAAGAGGGAGTATTAAATATATGCTTTCTTTTTGGGTTAGATGAGAAACAATCTGTCGTGCAATACAGCACAGATCCTATTATTACGAGTCATATAAGAAACAAATTGTGGTCACTCTATCGAATGTCAGTTGTTAATCTATAGCTAAGCGATACGGTAGCAACACGACTTGATATCCTGACTACTACTGTTTCATGATGGTAACATAGACGAACAAATCTAGGGTGATTTATGGAATAATATACTCCCTccatttctttttattagtcgctggatagtgcaattttgcactatccagcgactaataaaaagaaacgaagGGAGTATTTATATATATGTGTCCGGATTTCGAGATGCTACCTAGCTATTAGAAGGATTGATTTGAGCAGGTAGGAGTACTTCTCTACCATTAGACAATGATAATGATTGGCTGAAAACGCTTTGGGGAATCTTAATTCTTTCACACGAGTTGCTGCTGAAATTGGCGTGCATATAGTTTAGCGCGGTGGGCCTTAATCGAGTGGAGACTTAACAGAAATTAAAAATAAGGGGTGCACATATCAGATTCAATTGATCTAGTACCAACTAGATCACATTAGCTCGTGCTAGCTCCAAAATACCATCTAAAATTACAAGGCCATCTTAACAGTGACACGTGAGCCCGTGCACCACTTAACGGTGGCATGTAATGGCAATGGCATTGAAAGGATAGAAAATATAAATTAATAGTCTTGAAGGGGACACATAAGTTTAGTTGTTATTGAAGGAATTGGTATAAATTTTGATGACGTTGAGGGGATTTTCTACAAGATAAATTATAGTCCCACTAATGACCACCCACCCTCCAATATTGGAACAACTAGAATAGTGGATAAGGGTACCCTCGATTAAGTGTGTTTGGTTGGACAGTTAATTAGAATAGAACGGTTCCATTCCGGATTTTAAGTTTGTAGCCGTTCTATTCTCCGTTTAGCAAGCAGAACAGAGTCACTTTATTTTTTGTTTGGTTAAAGAGTAGAATAGAACGAAGCCGCTCCGTTCTTTATTTGTTTGGATGAAGAGTCATATGAGTGTAGATGGGAGAAGAGAGAGGAgatcactcgcgtccgagagagcGCTCGCATCCGACCATTTTAAaatgtgtttggttgaggagtggAAAGGAATGGAGCGACTCAATTCTCATTTTCTGGATGTTTGGTTTCTAACTATAGAAGAACGAAACAGTTCATAGGATCTACATATGAAAATTTACCATAAATAGTCGAAACGCTCCtgctccaccaaaacgattggatGCGAGCGCTCACGTTCAACTCATatgactctccaaccaaacaaagAATGGAGCGGCTCCACTCTATTATACtattcaaccaaacaaaaaatagagCGGCTATGTTCTGCTTGCCAAACACATAATAGAACGGATCCtttcccaaaaactgaaatagagCCGATCCATTCTAGTTGACTCTCAAACTAAACACACCATTAGTGGAGCGGGAGCACTCTAATTATTTATGGTAAATTTTTATATGAAGACTCTAGGAGCCGCTCCGTTaatcttttgttaaaaaccaaataTCCAGGAAATTAGAATATAGACACTCTATTCTTCTCTActaaaccaaacatgccctaagtgCGATCGACTTAGGCATACATATTCACCTATCAGAAGGCTTCTCTCAAGTTTTAACTATAACTAATACTATTCAACATTGGATTGAACCCTATGAGAAGAATTCTCCTGGCTACAAACTTACCACAACTACTTCAATTATACTCGCGGGTTCATGCATCTCGAATATTACCATATTCATTATGTAACGAATAAAGTGTGTGCATGTAGGGATGCACGTCATATTTTTCAACTCAGTTTCCATTCAAGACTTTTAATACGATTATACAAATCCTCATACTCTAGGGCTTCTAGGAAGTATGTACCAAGTGATCCCTCGAGTATTAAAAGATATACAAAGGTTGAAATTACTCTCCTTATGAACAATATTTGTATAACTCTTATTAAAATATTCTTTTAGTTCAGTTTACCCTTCGTCGATTCGAGTTCCGCTCGCCTTCGTCTTCGTCTCGACCCACGGCCCACGGCCCACGGTCCATCAGCGTTCGTCCTCCCTTCCTCTAGCGCCTGCTGCCTCTCTCACTCCATGGCGTGGATCTGGATGGTCCTCGCGGCGGGAGCCGTGCTCCTGTGGGCGATCTCTTTGGGGCGGGTCCTCTCCTCCGCCGCGCCGTCCTGTGTGCCCTCGAGCCCGCAGTTCATGCCCCCTCTCAGCGGTGACAGGAGGAGCCGGAACGTGCTGCTGGTCGTCGCCCACCCCGACGACGAGTCCATGTATGTTAGTTCTCCTTGTGGACTCAATGCGCAATTGCCATGTCTGTGGAACGCCTCACGCCTGCTTAGTTCTGGACTTCTGGTTTGATGTGTTGCTTGATTGTTATTGTTTTCTCATTTTTGGCGCTACAGGTTCTTCGCTCCAACCATTCTTTTCCTCAAGTCGAAAGGCCACAGTATTCACATTCTGTGCATGTCTCGAGGTTAGATGTTAAGCAACTGGCGCTGTATGTTTATTTCCGCTGCCCTATACATTTGTTCATCTGAGCCCAGCACGAAACAGGAACGTGCCTGTGCCACTGTAATGTCTGTTAGGATGTATAATAAAACTGTCATAGGCAACCGTGATGTCCTTTTACTGTATCCTCGACAGTACAAACCAGATATTCATCTCTGATGCATGCACGGTGCTTAAACATGCAGCGCCACTGTGTACATGATTTTTAGTGAATTAATACAAAGTAAAAAAATAGTAATATGTACATCTCAAGCGCTATGGAAGCTTTTAGCACAAAGTCTAATATTATGTTTTGCTCCCATAGCATGTGAACAGTAATTCACCCAGAACAAACTTATTCCTTCGACAGGTAATGCTGATGGTCTGGGAGATACTCGTAAGGAAGAATTGTACCACGCCTGTGTCAGCCTCAAGGTACTCAGATCCTTAATTAGTCCATTTTACCTTAAAAACAATCTTTATACAGTTTCTGAAGCAGATCATGTCATTACAGATTCCACATGAACAAGTCAAAGTCTTGGACCACCCAAAATTGCAGGTATTTTATTTTGAGTCCGTACTTGCATACTCCTACATACTGTTTGAAAAACATGTGATCTTGACCCTATACATTTCATAGGATGGATTTCATGAGAAATGGGACCATGGACTAGTAGCAGAACTTACCATGGAGCATGTCCAACTGTGGGCCATTGACACGGTAGTGGCTACATCTCAGAGAGCTTATGAACTTCAAAATACATTGCAGTTTTAGTATTCTACCGGCTTCTCCTCTCACTCGTATTAAGTTACCTCGAGCCATTGGTGCTTGTTTCTTCGATCGTCCAGGTTATAGTGTTGTAGTAACATGAGTATTCAAGTATACAAATATGCAGGTCTGCATTTTGTGTAATATATAAAATGACATATATTGGGGTTATGCTTGCCCAAACATTATCACTTCTTTTCTTAAGAAAAGACACTTGTGGCCACAGCTTGCCAAATCTACTTAAAGATCCTGAGAATGAATCCTTGCTATCTGATACATCTTAATAAATTTCCATATTTTTCAAATCTCAATATGCTTCCCTTGCCAATAGCCACTTAGTACTCTATACCATATTCAGTTGCCTTTACCTTCATTTACTACATACCTAAAAATTGTTTAGTTTTTTTTTCCTTTGATGGCAGCTGCTTACTGATGCAATATTTGATGTCATTTTAGATTGTTACATTTGATTCATATGGAGTATCAGGTCATCCAAACCACAAAGATGTTCATCACGGCATATGGTTAGTTCAGTTGTCTGGTTTAACACTGCATGATTAGCCACATGCATGAATTGCTGAAATGGTTTGTTAACATTGGGACTCCGATATGTTGGGCATCAGACCTGTTGTTCTTTGACTGTGCACAACTTATGCTTATTTCATTTACTTGTGTATTTTTATGCTACACATATGCATGTCACATTTATGAGGTAGTTTCGTATTTTCTTCACTCAGAGTCTAAAATCTTTATTTCTATATGAACAGCAAGTTTCTCCATACGAACAGGCAAGGGAACGTGGAAGCTTGGGAACTAGTAAGTTTCTCCCCCTAAATCCTTCGGCAACCTTATTATTTGGATTTATTTCTCAGACTGATATTCACCGTAGAGAGGAAGAGAATATGTGTGTTACTTTCTTGACTTTGTCAGTGCTATGTTTAGCTGAAGCTATGAGCTCTTAATTTTTCTTGGAACCAGAAACACATAAACTATAATGCTACTGTCTACATTGCCATCTGCATTTCGTAGATGACTTaatttttctttataatttttTTTTAGATTTTGCTGTTTTAGGGTGCTGATTGTACCATATTTTGTTTCTTCATGCTGGAAGAACACATTAGTGTGGAGGAGAAATGATTCACGTTGGATTATTCATAAATGCAGGCAAGTCTCAGTATTCTTCGCAAGTACAGTGGTCCGATTGACATTTGGCTTTCTTCATTGACGTCCTTCGCATGGACAAAACAGCCAATCTATACTCTAGTTAACAGTAGCCCGTCCAGAAGCTATGAGGCAATGGCTGCACACAGAAGTCAGTGGGtttggtaagtgctataagaGTTTCGTATTTGCATTTTCATGGAGATAGCATTCTCTTCTGCCAACTTGGATAGCGTACTGGAGATCAATCCACGTAGCCTCTATAAGTTCATAACAAAGTTTCTGGTTGCATCA harbors:
- the LOC100283695 gene encoding uncharacterized protein LOC100283695 precursor — translated: MAWIWMVLAAGAVLLWAISLGRVLSSAAPSCVPSSPQFMPPLSGDRRSRNVLLVVAHPDDESMFFAPTILFLKSKGHSIHILCMSRGNADGLGDTRKEELYHACVSLKIPHEQVKVLDHPKLQDGFHEKWDHGLVAELTMEHVQLWAIDTIVTFDSYGVSGHPNHKDVHHGICKFLHTNRQGNVEAWELASLSILRKYSGPIDIWLSSLTSFAWTKQPIYTLVNSSPSRSYEAMAAHRSQWVWFRRLFVMFSSYTYINMLRRI